One Pseudomonas sp. AN-1 genomic region harbors:
- a CDS encoding acyltransferase, translating to MLQRLALKLRNLAYKNRRLLKPGNRLELPESSERNLKKTTIKLRGSNNRLVIGENVTLTHCEIRLDGADNLIEIGDNVRFSSGKIYLVGTRGQHIRIGSETTVEGAYLLVDEAASIDIGRDCMLSTDIIIRTGDKHSILDVHSGERLNRSRDVRIADRVWIGRDVVVLKGTVLHPETVVATRSLVSRAFDEGNCVVAGVPAKVVKRDTCWDRRML from the coding sequence ATGCTGCAACGCCTGGCCCTGAAACTGCGCAATCTGGCTTACAAGAACCGCCGCCTCCTCAAGCCCGGCAACCGGCTGGAGCTGCCCGAGAGCAGCGAGCGCAACCTGAAGAAAACCACCATCAAGCTGCGTGGCAGCAACAATCGGCTGGTGATCGGCGAGAACGTCACCCTGACCCATTGCGAGATCCGTCTGGATGGTGCGGACAATCTCATCGAGATCGGCGACAACGTGCGCTTCAGCAGCGGCAAGATCTACCTGGTCGGCACTCGCGGCCAGCACATCCGCATCGGCAGCGAGACCACGGTGGAGGGGGCCTACCTGCTGGTGGACGAGGCGGCGAGCATCGACATCGGCAGGGATTGCATGCTGTCCACAGACATCATCATCCGCACCGGCGACAAGCACTCGATCCTCGACGTGCACAGCGGCGAGCGTCTCAACCGTTCGCGCGACGTCCGCATCGCCGACCGGGTGTGGATCGGGCGGGACGTTGTGGTGCTCAAGGGGACGGTGCTGCATCCGGAAACCGTGGTGGCGACCCGCTCGCTGGTCAGCCGCGCCTTCGACGAGGGCAATTGCGTGGTCGCCGGGGTACCGGCCAAGGTGGTCAAGCGCGATACCTGCTGGGATCGCCGGATGCTGTGA
- a CDS encoding lipopolysaccharide kinase InaA family protein, producing MRIVTANEWQQWLAQGKVLEQDGRGPKVIRLADGQLLKVFRPRRRLWLARLLPPARRFVANANRLQACRIPVPQMGECFWLDRGQAVSACLYSPLPGESLEQLYREDRRRFEALLPEFAAFVHQLHRRGIYFRSLHLGNVLRLPEGGFGLIDFLDIRFRRGPLSDRLVRRNLAHLRGYLRRNRIDDFPWEAMLGAYRRAAGHAA from the coding sequence ATGCGGATTGTAACAGCGAACGAATGGCAGCAGTGGCTCGCCCAGGGCAAGGTGCTGGAGCAGGACGGGCGCGGCCCGAAGGTGATCCGCCTGGCGGACGGCCAACTGCTCAAGGTGTTCCGCCCGCGGCGGCGCCTGTGGCTGGCCCGCCTGCTGCCGCCGGCCCGGCGCTTTGTCGCCAATGCGAACCGCCTCCAGGCCTGCCGGATACCCGTGCCGCAGATGGGCGAGTGCTTCTGGCTGGATCGCGGGCAGGCCGTCAGCGCCTGCCTGTACAGCCCGCTGCCGGGGGAATCGCTGGAGCAGCTGTACCGGGAGGACCGCCGCCGCTTCGAGGCGCTGCTGCCGGAGTTCGCCGCCTTCGTCCACCAACTGCACCGGCGCGGCATCTATTTCCGCTCGCTGCACCTGGGCAACGTGCTGCGCCTGCCCGAAGGCGGCTTCGGGCTGATCGACTTTCTCGACATCCGCTTCCGCCGCGGACCGCTGAGCGACCGGCTGGTGCGGCGCAACCTGGCGCATCTGCGCGGTTATCTGCGCCGCAACCGGATCGACGACTTCCCGTGGGAGGCCATGCTCGGGGCCTATCGCCGCGCCGCAGGCCACGCCGCCTGA
- the msbA gene encoding lipid A export permease/ATP-binding protein MsbA: protein MAGSAGQSDLKVYLRLLKYVLPYWGVFALSVVGFLLFASSQPMLAHMLKYFLDGLQNPDGAELLGISMMLGVPLAIVLIAVYQGIGSFLGNYFLAKVARGVVHDLRCTLFDNLLTLPNRYYDSHNSGHLISRITFNVTMVTSAVTDAIKVVIREGMTVIFLFGYLLWMNWKLTLVLVAILPLIALMVSMASKKFRKQSRKIQEAMGDVTHIASETIQGYRVVRSFGGEAYEQARFLRASQDDMRRAMSMIRTQAIYTPTLQLVIYTGMAVLMYMVLFLRGDATAGELIAYITAAGLLPKPIRQLSEVSPNIQKGLAAADSIFEQLDEPAEIDRGAVERERVSGRLEVKHLSFVYPGTDKQVLHDISFSVEPGQMVALVGRSGSGKSTLANLIPRFYHHSEGQILLDGVEVEEYRLRNLRRHIALVTQQVTLFNDSVASNIAYGDLAGAPREAIEQAAADAYAREFIDKLPQGFDTEVGENGVLLSGGQRQRLAIARALLKDAPLLILDEATSALDTESERHIQAALDRVMQGRTTLVIAHRLSTIEKADLILVMDQGRIVERGSHAELLAQGGHYARLHAMGLDEEGGAGIA, encoded by the coding sequence ATGGCCGGTTCCGCCGGGCAATCCGATCTGAAGGTCTATCTGCGTCTGCTGAAATACGTGCTGCCCTACTGGGGAGTGTTCGCGCTCAGCGTAGTCGGCTTCCTGCTGTTCGCATCCAGCCAGCCGATGCTGGCGCACATGCTCAAGTATTTCCTCGACGGCCTGCAGAACCCCGACGGTGCCGAGTTGCTGGGCATCTCGATGATGCTGGGCGTGCCGCTGGCGATTGTACTCATTGCCGTCTACCAGGGCATAGGTTCGTTCCTCGGCAACTACTTCCTGGCCAAGGTCGCCCGCGGCGTGGTGCACGACCTGCGCTGCACCCTGTTCGACAACCTGCTGACCCTGCCCAACCGCTACTACGACAGCCACAACTCGGGCCACCTGATCTCGCGCATCACCTTCAACGTGACCATGGTCACCAGCGCGGTCACCGACGCGATCAAGGTGGTGATTCGCGAGGGGATGACGGTGATCTTCCTGTTCGGCTACCTGCTGTGGATGAACTGGAAGCTCACGCTGGTGCTGGTGGCCATTCTGCCGCTGATCGCGCTGATGGTGTCGATGGCCAGCAAGAAGTTCCGCAAGCAGAGCCGGAAGATCCAGGAGGCCATGGGCGACGTGACCCATATCGCCTCGGAAACCATCCAGGGCTACCGCGTGGTGCGCAGCTTCGGCGGCGAGGCCTACGAGCAGGCGCGCTTCCTGCGCGCCAGCCAGGACGATATGCGCCGGGCGATGAGCATGATCCGCACCCAGGCCATCTACACGCCGACCCTGCAACTGGTCATCTACACGGGGATGGCGGTCCTCATGTACATGGTGCTGTTCCTGCGCGGCGACGCCACGGCCGGCGAGCTGATCGCCTACATCACCGCTGCCGGCCTGCTGCCCAAGCCGATCCGCCAGCTGTCCGAGGTCAGCCCCAATATTCAGAAGGGCCTGGCGGCGGCCGACAGCATCTTCGAGCAGCTCGACGAGCCGGCGGAGATCGACCGCGGCGCCGTGGAGCGCGAGCGGGTCAGCGGCCGCCTCGAGGTGAAGCACCTCAGCTTCGTCTATCCGGGAACCGACAAGCAGGTGCTGCACGACATCAGCTTCAGCGTCGAGCCGGGGCAGATGGTCGCCCTGGTCGGCCGCTCCGGCAGCGGCAAGTCGACCCTCGCCAACCTGATTCCGCGCTTCTACCACCACAGCGAGGGTCAGATCCTCCTCGACGGCGTGGAGGTCGAGGAGTACCGCCTGCGCAACCTGCGCCGGCACATCGCCCTGGTGACCCAGCAGGTGACCCTGTTCAACGACAGCGTGGCCAGCAACATCGCCTACGGCGACCTGGCCGGTGCGCCGCGGGAAGCCATCGAGCAGGCCGCTGCCGATGCCTATGCCAGGGAGTTCATCGACAAGCTGCCGCAGGGCTTCGATACCGAGGTCGGCGAGAACGGCGTGCTGCTCTCCGGCGGCCAGCGCCAGCGCCTGGCGATCGCCCGTGCCCTGCTCAAGGATGCGCCGCTGCTGATCCTCGACGAGGCCACCTCGGCGCTCGACACCGAGTCCGAGCGGCATATCCAGGCGGCGCTGGACCGGGTCATGCAGGGGCGTACCACGCTGGTGATCGCCCACCGGCTGTCCACCATCGAGAAGGCCGACCTGATCCTGGTGATGGACCAGGGGCGCATCGTCGAGCGCGGCAGCCATGCCGAGCTGCTGGCCCAGGGTGGTCACTATGCCCGCCTGCACGCCATGGGGCTGGACGAGGAAGGGGGCGCCGGCATCGCCTGA